From Anaerolineae bacterium, a single genomic window includes:
- a CDS encoding threonylcarbamoyl-AMP synthase has translation MTYRLIVADLDGTLMGDDLVIPDEVVAAVQEAMAAGLYFTIATGRTFAGAQPFIRRLGVNAPVILYQGAEIRDPVSGEAIYQACIPLEWARELLAVLKEAGVHANVFLDDQPFAEAYSPEARLYEQIDAVPVQVVGDLLAFLQRPPSKIMLVGEPAQLAELAPSLQQRFAGKLRLTRSHRFFLEAVPLGANKARALARLARHLGVLRQETAALGDNDNDAEMLAWAGLGIAVDNASPAAKQAADVIAPSVSHAGAAWAIRQLVLQGQPSPNIEGLRYCGTPARESPLCPAGDPDCIALAADILREGGVVAFPTDTVYGLAADARHPDAVAELYIVKRRAPDKAIPILIADEADLRDFVSHVPEPARRLMEAFWPGGLTLILPIAPRVPAIISPGPGIAVRMPNHPVPLELIRRLGAPLATTSANISGAQSPSTAQEVFEQLGRRVDLILDGGPTPGPIPSTIVDFTTTPPRLLRAGALAAAEIRRLIPDLQIG, from the coding sequence TCGCCGGCGCCCAGCCCTTCATCCGCCGGCTGGGAGTCAACGCCCCGGTCATCCTGTATCAGGGCGCAGAGATCCGCGACCCTGTCTCCGGCGAGGCCATCTATCAGGCCTGCATCCCGCTGGAGTGGGCGCGCGAACTGCTGGCAGTGCTCAAGGAGGCCGGCGTGCATGCCAACGTCTTCCTGGACGACCAGCCGTTCGCGGAAGCCTATTCCCCTGAGGCCCGGCTCTACGAGCAGATCGACGCCGTGCCGGTACAGGTCGTCGGCGATCTGCTGGCGTTCCTCCAGCGCCCCCCCAGCAAAATCATGCTGGTGGGAGAGCCGGCACAGTTGGCTGAGCTTGCCCCGTCCCTGCAACAGCGCTTCGCCGGCAAACTGCGCCTGACCCGCTCCCACCGCTTTTTCCTCGAGGCCGTGCCCCTGGGCGCCAATAAGGCGCGCGCCCTGGCCAGGCTGGCGCGACATCTGGGTGTCCTGCGCCAAGAAACCGCGGCCCTGGGAGACAACGACAACGACGCAGAGATGCTCGCCTGGGCCGGCCTGGGCATTGCCGTGGACAATGCCAGCCCTGCCGCCAAACAGGCCGCCGATGTGATCGCCCCTTCGGTGTCCCACGCCGGCGCCGCCTGGGCCATCCGCCAGCTCGTGCTCCAAGGACAGCCCTCGCCCAACATCGAGGGCCTGCGCTACTGCGGTACCCCGGCACGCGAAAGCCCACTCTGTCCTGCCGGCGACCCTGACTGCATTGCCCTCGCGGCGGATATCCTGCGCGAAGGCGGCGTGGTGGCATTCCCCACTGATACCGTGTACGGGCTGGCGGCCGATGCCCGCCACCCTGACGCCGTCGCTGAGCTGTACATCGTCAAGCGGCGCGCGCCGGACAAGGCCATCCCCATCCTTATTGCGGACGAAGCCGATTTGCGGGACTTCGTGAGCCACGTGCCGGAGCCGGCGCGCCGGCTGATGGAAGCGTTCTGGCCAGGAGGATTGACCCTGATCCTCCCTATCGCCCCGCGCGTGCCGGCCATCATCAGCCCCGGGCCGGGCATCGCCGTGCGCATGCCGAACCATCCCGTCCCATTGGAGCTGATCCGCCGGCTGGGCGCGCCGTTGGCCACCACTTCCGCCAACATCAGCGGCGCGCAAAGCCCCAGCACCGCCCAAGAGGTGTTCGAGCAGTTGGGCCGGCGGGTGGACCTCATCCTGGACGGCGGTCCCACCCCTGGCCCAATACCGTCCACCATTGTGGACTTCACCACGACGCCGCCGCGATTACTGCGCGCCGGCGCGCTGGCCGCGGCGGAAATCCGCCGGTTGATCCCTGACCTGCAGATCGGATGA